The following proteins are encoded in a genomic region of Ooceraea biroi isolate clonal line C1 chromosome 14, Obir_v5.4, whole genome shotgun sequence:
- the LOC113563454 gene encoding arginine/serine-rich coiled-coil protein 2-like has product MGYRARRDAGKVSKSRGIKRRPTSRDLPISYLQKCIDAEGTRKTRKYIKKALNFAVESGYLIPSDPTYKILRVSSDLMKSDSQKSKNSTNDKERETPNKLEDLQVQEQRRRRRGRTRSRSPPRRRRRRSRRGRRRRRRGGRRSRSRTRSRSRSRVGRRISSPQNPEEVAEDGEADDYEMNENDPKGSNIHTNGVDREPKTTRPKQADEEQSKKPEENDSDLSVDEDESDDEEGKKRVDTTES; this is encoded by the exons ATGGGCTACAGAGCACGCAGGGACGCCGGTAAAGTCTCAAAGTCACGTGGCATCAAGCGACGTCCCACCTCGAGGGATCTACCGATTTCGTATTTGCAAAAATGCATAGACGCCGAAG GTACGAGGAAGACGAGAAAATACATTAAGAAGGCGTTAAACTTCGCTGTCGAGTCCGGTTACCTTATTCCCTCTGATCCCACGTACAAGATCCTACGTGTATCGTCAGATCTGATGAAAAGCGATTCACAGAAGAGTAAAAATAGTACGAACGATAAGGAACGCGAAACCCCGAATAAGCTCGAAGATCTCCAGGTGCAGGAACAAAGGAGGAGGCGAAGGGGGCGAACACGATCGAGAAGCCCGCCAAGAAGACGCCGACGTAGAAGCaggagaggaaggaggaggaggaggagggggggGAGGAGAAGTAGAAGTAGGACTAGAAGTAGATCGCGTAGCAGAGTTGGCAGAA GAATTTCCAGCCCGCAGAATCCCGAAGAGGTTGCTGAGGATGGTGAGGCGGATGATTACGAGATGAACGAGAACGATCCAAAAGGTAGTAATATTCACACCAATGGCGTAGACAGAGAGCCAAAGACTACGCGACCGAAGCAAGCTGACGAGGAACAATCCAAAAAACCCGAGGAGAATGATTCGGATTTATCCGTCGACGAGGACGAAAGCGACGatgaagaaggaaagaagagagtTGACACCACAGAGTCATAG
- the LOC113563340 gene encoding uncharacterized protein LOC113563340: MALSKGKARGRRGEKRRIAEQIPGRSTHSRIEPTRRKRANTPRRRQPYDSVSLPQLVYELLAIDKYNQVTYFIIIHYILHRIFFSSNYITIITGYSKFVIADVGGRFRKRFRTPRRRIQRHRKRQRFPYETADHRDSPESIEVSECAMESRPTSIESLAEPMDAANSSAPTSSANSSMSNISMEPITLAKSLNSARALFRKKSLVQLINSYVKAGVEEGKRRAKKYIRKALSFGVRSGYLIPTDPQGNVLRVCSTLDTGSCRKPDAESRRSRRIARRGETRLTIDDRKAMRRGILRDRSRQDVTSRRRQERHSVQSPAGNLSTREGSPRKSPQKSTLRAKNKPKTDTRRKRLVLFMFRYERKLILNACNFFRVGFNPQQIIFS, translated from the exons ATGGCGTTGTCAAAGGGAAAAGCGAGAGGCCGGCGAGGCGAGAAGAGGCGGATAGCAGAACAAATACCAGGACGTAGTACTCATTCCCGAATAGAACCAACACGCCGTAAACGCGCGAATACTCCACGTCGACGACAGCCGTACGATTCCGTCAGTCTACCCCAGTTGGTCTACGAGCTCCTCGCCATCGATAAATACAATCAAG ttacatactttattattatacattacattCTCCAtcgcatttttttctcttcgaattatataactattattacAGGTTATAGTAAATTTGTTATTGCAGATGTGGGCGGGAGATTTCGGAAACGCTTCAGAACACCTCGTCGAAGAATCCAGAGGCATCGTAAACGGCAAAGGTTTCCGTACGAAACGGCTGACCATCGCGACAGCCCGGAATCCATCGAAGTGTCCGAATGTGCAATGGAATCTAGGCCCACATCCATTGAGAGTCTGGCGGAGCCGATGGATGCTGCAAATAGCTCGGCGCCAACAAGTTCCGCGAACAGCAGCATGTCGAATATCTCGATGGAACCGATTACTCTGGCGAAATCGCTCAACAGTGCTAGGGCGCTTTTCAGGAAAAAATCCCTGGTACAACTCATTAACAGTTACGTCAAAGCAGGCGTCGAGGAAG GGAAGCGACGGGCCAAAAAGTACATCCGCAAGGCACTCTCGTTCGGGGTGAGATCGGGTTACTTGATCCCGACCGATCCGCAGGGTAACGTGCTCCGTGTGTGCTCGACCTTGGACACCGGATCTTGCAGGAAGCCCGACGCCGAATCCCGACGGAGTCGCCGCATTGCTCGACGCGGCGAAACGCGTTTGACGATCGACGACCGGAAAGCAATGCGTCGTGGAATCCTACGGGATAGATCGCGTCAGGATGTAACGTCGAGGAGAAGACAGGAGAGACATTCTGTTCAGAGTCCGGCCGGGAATTTGAGCACGAGAGAAGGCAGTCCGCGAAAATCGCCCCAGAAATCCACGCTGCGCGCAAAGAATAAACCGAAAACTGACACGAGAAGAAAGCGGTTGGTTTTATTTATGTTCCGTTATGAAAGGAAGTTAATTCTCAACGCTTGCAATTTTTTCAGGGTAGGTTTTAATCCGCAGCAAATAATTTTCAGCTAA